From the Microplitis mediator isolate UGA2020A chromosome 6, iyMicMedi2.1, whole genome shotgun sequence genome, one window contains:
- the LOC130670618 gene encoding receptor-type tyrosine-protein phosphatase S-like isoform X1, with protein MTQIKFLLFIVCFNLNSEKVVTEELIIYRGEASHSYSYYYKKRPLLCISDNPRDAITWNTHLMEWNYPEQALKEKQSLQASKLSNNPKYDPGQCYLNVDSSECLSAWRQYNANWSLTSSFMKPMGPVFDSRWEHFPEYKTFDPVNTDFRPILKSRNGSYSALLFGETGSLTVSIRGASNAHFALCDSDQHNKDFCYWLIIGGWNNNSTAIRKCPFGIPSGIPAEGSECRVLRASFTNHFPLSNREWKTFVITWEASSRTIALYDPNKRVLSYTDSDYESSRTNRKYHIFYRGSDERSPLLFRYHEYTYTLVSQPEAKLVSPTLVIDDAQDFCVEMLIGLCRECELFISLLDGNGDYLLRKRFSGSISDRVDHVLAMWQYGQFNVSSIHLYKAPLRLEISTKLITSSDGKNNHWAISNLQECLPEKTVKTLMMTANQDYASDYFWPEVICQRLSYNSKHSKTISAIQPVSAAPRNTTLCPAYYIGPYCETDCSKFFKSNCAYVSVCNEKGCYCSQGYTNSDCMTECYIGSYGYGCSKACNNCLKNYCHSYTGSCFSGCKDIVDHFYVPPYCELVIEPPQAPEFDQLTETSVRVYFEEIDDYRKVNSTFSFELSSSLGTTETKPADETDTTIPKTYYAIFINLRPGIRYRARVLVNIQFEEKYKNIAGIWRNLTTLCNADGNFETDRNETSLLLKKNQGQAEKPCPDSWYSATLSSIFSSPNKSHTNQKYDTVPSFPLLFSDLLPFTKYRIQVNGNDKNYYDEVLSTLEAKPSQVVGLNYNLQKNNDVVVQWSPPMEPNGVLQGYNLTIQIIHYEGCLNGDPLNSMTSRTLLISGFDDIITQTIDDLIPYVVYKITVCAYNSKLGFESEIVFRTNEAEIPTAVYSNISIANSKITWDNPTDCRTITGPIGGARLFFSGLSENVRSFSDSYDTKYHSFELDVTKKQTIYGAEKYMVHVHTLRQLHGIHNETAYIELSFITDPKPPPKVNELEIVEVNVQNKTTTLRWEKPSPPINGEISKYCIQFFKGNKKLTSVCVPAESVCHLWENLLCATVEQPNEQGKFIEVRAYNKGIDDPGEENKVPDIRNETKPSAPKILDIKEMDKGVVYIKWQHPLKTGGPMKKFVIYYRIISTQLEKVPNSNGSSSIQFLISSYKIYYDTTLNLLPSTHYKISIQGMNTLRGEVSSTDIETASSLAFDFEPQPIVDNEESQIKIVIPPIVNNTKGSLLHIIVKGPSICKQGTMLSSALEKDIGVKYHEVAWRVATLPANKLSNSSFTIGDDEVYDGIVNCPLHIGASYGVVLVVHEKDDGYLKKATTITWKSELLHIGPTPNKNHEVWAIPLVLTLIIIGGAIHYYIKKRNGICLKDKEDSIDSEVIVPMPIIPPKERKTQEPIDKEKLLPPKVEQRESLLLTPAHSVEQLKSYPVDDTIYENLKSTSLVKLNEFQDYVKQAIASGKLDEQYAIFPRGQTKSWEYGKLPQNKSKNRYGNLIAYDETRVILEKFPDDPYSDYINANYIKGYKKNKAYIATQGPKPNTLNDFWRMVWHERVQIICMLANVIEGGKTKCEQYWPEIGQVLKFGRVSVTNISHTDFADYTTRVLHVTCDQETRKIDHFHYTSWPDHGIPLYTQSVVTYLKKLLATPAGNGPVLVHCSAGVGRTGTIILCDICLRRAAAEGVVDVFGETELIRRQRANMVDNKQQYLLAHVVLVECLLTLPTTIACNDLLSTRIQEFKQQLNLQQQRLEESAWQDEALQPNSLLSFKLSDKNISKNRFPDLAPPSNFYIARYPSTDEDSNYISGVYVDSARRRNNYIASQIPMPTTVGDFWRMIAEFKVKLIIMLQPIDPSDPTCCKFFPEPDEELKPVPFINLKGRDIVNSDIFSQRKIVLTDKSDKIVREQITTILICNESEPGKSKPPKPSILVDFWQTAERISRNNEATVVLCYDGVTYCGLYLAMSFLLERMGLEHECDVCLAVRAIRRSRKDFCKTLDQLDYLYNTALIYADYFETYANFS; from the exons AtgacacaaataaaatttctgttatttatcgtttgttttaatttaaatagtgaAAAAGTTGTTACCgaagaattaataatttatcgtggaGAAGCATCTCACtcttatagttattattataaaaagcgCCCACTACTTTGCATCAGCGACAATCCAAGAGACGCAATTACTTGGAATACTCATTTGATGGAATGGAATTATCCCGAACAAGCACTCAAAGAAAAACAAAGTTTACAAG cGTCAAAGTTATCAAATAATCCTAAATATGATCCGGGACAATGTTACCTCAACGTCGACTCTTCAGAGTGTTTATCTGCATGGAGACAATACAATGCTAATTGGAGTCTAACATCTTCATTTATGAAGCCCATGGGCCCAGTTTTTGATAGTCGATGGGAAC ATTTTCCCGAGTATAAAACATTTGATCCAGTTAATACCGACTTCCGTCCAATTCTAAAATCAAGAAATGGTTCCTATTCTGCTTTACTATTCGGTGAAACCGGTAGTTTAACAGTTTCAATTCGCGGAGCATCTAATGCCCACTTCGCACTTTGTGACAGTGACCAACATAACAAAGATTTTTGTTACTGGCTCATAATCGGTGGTTGGAATAACAATAGCACAGCAATTCGAAAATGTCCGTTCGGCATACCATCAGGTATTCCAGCTGAAGGATCTGAATGTCGGGTTTTAAGAGCATCATTCACTAAT CACTTTCCATTATCCAATCGAGAATGGAAGACTTTTGTGATTACTTGGGAAGCTTCGAGCCGAACTATTGCTTTATATGATCCGAATAAAAGAGTCCTATCTTACACCGACTCTGACTATGAATCTTCACGGACGAATCGAAAATATCACATTTTTTACCGCGGTTCTGATGAAAGGAGTCCACTGTTATTTCGTTATCATGAAT ATACTTACACTCTGGTAAGTCAGCCAGAAGCCAAATTAGTTAGTCCAACATTAGTGATTGATGATGCACAAGACTTCTGTGTTGAGATGCTGATCGGGTTGTGTCGAGAGTGCGAGTTATTTATAAGCTTGCTGGATGGAAATGGCGATTATCTTCTCAGAAAAAGATTTTCTGGTTCAATTTCTGACCGTGTTGATCATGTCTTAGCAATGTGGCAGTACGGTCAATTTAATGTTTCCAGTATCCATCTATATAAAGCTCCTTTAAGATTAGAAATATCAACAAAATTGATAACTAGTTCGGatggaaaaaataatcattggGCGATCAGTAATCTTCAAGAATGCTTACCagaaa AAACAGTTAAGACATTAATGATGACAGCAAATCAAGACTATGCCAGCGATTACTTTTGGCCCGAAGTAATATGTCAAAGATTGTCTTATAATtcaaaacattcaaaaacTATCAGTGCAATCCAACCAGTTTCCGCTGCACcaa gaaATACAACTCTATGCCCTGCGTACTATATCGGGCCATATTGTGAAACTGActgttctaaatttttcaaaagtaacTGCGCTTATGTATCTGTATGCAACGAAAAAGGATGCTACTGTTCACAAGGATATACAAATTCTGACTGTATGACTG AATGCTATATTGGATCATATGGTTATGGATGTTCAAAAGCTTGCaataattgtttgaaaaattattgccATTCTTATACGGGCTCATGTTTCTCTGGATGTAAAGATATAGTAGATCACTTTTATGTTCCTCCATACTGTGAATTAG ttattGAACCTCCACAAGCACCTGAGTTTGATCAACTTACGGAAACAAGTGTTCGAGTATATTTTGAAGAAATTGATGATTACAGAAAAGTCAACTCGACATTTAGTTTTGAGTTGTCG TCATCTCTTGGAACCACTGAAACGAAACCTGCTGACGAAACAGATACTACAATTCCTAAAACTTATTATGcaattttcatcaatttacGCCCGGGAATTAGATATAGAGCACGAGTATTGGTAAATATACAATtcgaagaaaaatataaaaatattgctgGCATCTGGAGAAATCTTACAACTTTGTGCAATG cggATGGGAACTTTGAAACAGATCGTAATGAAACAAGTCtgctacttaaaaaaaatcagggacag GCAGAGAAACCATGTCCTGATAGTTGGTATTCTGCTACACTTTCATCCATTTTTTCAAGTCCGAATAAATCTCACACCAACCAAAAATACGATACAGTACCGTCATTTCCACTACTATTTTCGGATTTACTTCCGTTTACAAAATATCGGATTCAGGTAAATGGGAacgataaaaactattatgaTGAAGTGTTATCAACTCTAGAAGCAA AACCATCTCAAGTTGTTGGATTGAATTATAATCTACAGAAAAATAACGATGTTGTAGTTCAATGGTCCCCACCAATGGAACCTAATGGTGTTTTGCAAGGATACAATCTAACCATTCAG ATTATTCATTATGAGGGTTGTTTAAATGGGGATCCACTAAACTCGATGACTTCTAGAACTTTGTTAATAAGTGGCTTTGATGATATAATTACACAAACAATTGATGATTTGATTCCTTACGTCGTTTACAAAATTACAGTATGTGCATATAATTCGAAATTAGGATTTGAAAGCGAAATAGTTTTCCGGACCAATGAAgcag AAATACCAACGGCTGTGTACAGTAATATCAGTATTGCCAACTCAAAAATCACTTGGGACAACCCAACCGATTGTCGGACAATTACTGGGCCAATTGGTGGCgcccgattatttttttcaggtttAAGTGAAAACGTCAGAAGTTTTAGCGATAGCTATGATACAAAATATCACTCTTTTGAACTTGATGtcacaaaaaaacaaacaatttatGGAGCGGAAAAGTATATGGTTCATGTTCATACCCTTCGTCAGTTGCATGGAATTCACAATGAAACTGCTTATATTGAATTATCATTTATCACTGATCCAAAGC CACCTCCGAAAGTTAATGAATTAGAAATTGTTGAAGTGAATGTACAAAATAAGACAACAACATTGCGATGGGAAAAACCATCACCGCCAATTAATGGAGAAATATCCAAATAttgcatacaattttttaaaggaaacaaaaaattaacatcTGTTTGCGTTCCTGCAGAAAGTGTCTGTCatttatgggaaaatttaCTGTGCGCTACTGTTGAGCAACCTAACGAACaaggaaaatttattgaa gtaAGAGCTTATAATAAAGGAATTGACGACCCCGGAGAAGAGAATAAAGTGCCCGATATACGCAATGAAACAa AACCAAGCGCACCAAAAATACTTGATATCAAAGAAATGGACAAAGGCGTAGTTTATATCAAATGGCAGCATCCCTTGAAAACCGGAGGACCCATGAAAAAATTCGTAATATATTATAGAATAATATCAACTCAGTTAGAAAAAGTACCAAACTCGAATGGCTCTagttcaattcaatttttaatttcttcatataaaatatattatgatactACATTGAATCTATTACCATCTACacattacaaaatatcaattcaAGGAATGAATACACTACGAGGTGAAGTATCAAGTACAGATATCGAAACGGCTTCATCATTAGCTTTCGATTTCGAACCACAGCCAATCGTAGATAATGAAGaatcacaaattaaaattgttatacCGCCTATTGTTAATAATACGAAGGGAAGTTTGCTTCATATTATTGTTAAAGGTCCATCGATTTGTAAACAAGGTACAATGTTAAGTTCTGCTCTGGAAAAAGACATTGGAGTTAAATACCATGAAGTTGCTTGGCGCGTAGCTACTCTGCCG gcTAACAAACTATCAAACTCTTCATTTACCATCGGTGATGATGAAGTTTATGATGGTATTGTAAACTGCCCACTTCACATTGGCGCCTCATATGGAGTAGTTTTAGTAGTTCATGAAAAAGATGATGGTTATCTTAAAAAAGCAACAACGATTACTTGGAAATCAGAGTTACTTCATATAGGTCCTACACCGAACAAAAATCACGAAGTTTGGGCGATACCACTAGTGTtgactttaataattattggaggAGCAATTCATTACTACATCAAAAAAAG aAATGGAATATGCTTAAAAGATAAAGAAGATAGTATTGATTCTGAAGTGATTGTACCCATGCCGATAATTCCTCCTAAGGAACGAAAAACGCAAGAACCTATTGATAAAGAGAAGTTACTGCCTCCGAAAGTTGAACAACGAGAATCACTTTTATTAACACCCGCTCATTCAGTTGAGCAATTAAAATCTTACCCTGTCGATGATACAATatacgaaaatttgaaaagtactTCATTAGTTAAGCTTAATGAGTTCCAGGATTATGTTAAACAAGCAATTGCATCTGGAAAGTTAGATGAACAGTACGCT ATATTTCCACGGGGTCAAACAAAATCATGGGAATACGGAAAATTACCgcaaaataaatcaaaaaatagaTATGGTAACTTAATAGCgt atgATGAAACTCGTgtaatacttgaaaaatttccgGATGACCCATACTCTGATTACATAAATGCGAACTATATCAAA ggttacaaaaaaaataaagcttATATCGCAACCCAAGGACCTAAGCCAAATACGTTGAATGATTTTTGGCGCATGGTTTGGCATGAACGTGTACAAATAATTTGTATGCTAGCTAACGTTATCGAAGGTGGAAAA acGAAATGCGAACAATATTGGCCTGAAATCGGTCAAGTACTTAAGTTTGGAAGAGTATCTGTGACAAATATTAGTCACACAGACTTCGCGGATTATACAACTAGAGTACTTCATGTAACATGTGATCAGGAGACTCGCAAA atcGACCATTTTCACTATACATCGTGGCCAGACCACGGAATACCATTATATACTCAATCTGTTGTAacttacttgaaaaaattacttgctaCTCCTGCGGGAAATGGTCCAGTATTAGTTCACTGTAGTGCTGGGGTTGGAAGGACTGGAACAATCATTCTATGTGATATATGTCTTCGCCGTGCCGCTGCCGAAGGT gtgGTGGATGTTTTTGGAGAAACAGAATTAATACGAAGACAAAGAGCTAATATGGTTGATAATAAACAACAATATCTGCTTGCGCACGTAGTTCTAGTGGAATGTCTTCTCACCTTACCGACGACAATAGCTTGCAATGATTTATTGTCGACTAGAATTCAAGAGTTCAAGCAGCAGCTTAATTTACAACAACAGAGATTAGAAGAGTCTGCATGGCAAGACGAAGCTCTTCAACCAAACTCattattgtcatttaaattgtcagataaaaatatttcgaaaaatcgaTTTCCCGATTTAGCACCGCCTTCAAATTTCTATATCGCGAGATATCCGAGTACTGATGAAGACAGCAATTACATTAGTGGCGTTTACGTCGATAGTGCACGACGtcgcaataattatattgctTCGCAAATTCCAATGCCAACGACTGTTGGTGATTTTTGGCGAATGATTGCTGAATTTAAAGTTaaacttattattatgttaCAACCAATTGATCCTAGTGATCCT ACTTgctgtaaattttttcctgaACCTGATGAAGAATTAAAACCAGTgccatttataaatttgaaaggACGAGATATTGTAAATTCTGATATTTTTTCTCAacgaaaaatagttttaactGATAAGTCagat aaaataGTGCGAGAACAAATAACTACTATTCTCATTTGTAACGAATCCGAACCTGGTAAAAGTAAACCACCGAAACCTTCTATTTTAGTAGATTTTTGGCAAACCGCCGAACGCATTTCGAGAAATAATGAAGCTACTGTAGTTCTTTGCTa tgatggCGTAACGTACTGTGGATTGTATTTAGCCATGAGCTTTTTGCTCGAAAGAATGGGATTAGAACACGAATGTGATGTTTGTTTGGCAGTACGTGCTATTCGAAGATCACGAAAAGACTTTTGCAAAACATTG gatcaATTAGACTATTTGTACAACACTGCTTTGATTTATGCCGATTATTTTGAAACTTATGCAAACTTCAGTTga